The segment GCTGGTGCCGCTCGTCTGGACCGAAACCGGCGAACTCCGCAAACACGTCCTGATCTTCCTGAACGACACCGCCAGCCGCTGGCTCCCCTCGCCCGACATGCCCCTGAAGGACGGCGACCGAGTGACCATCGTGCAGGCCGTATCGGGCGGGTGATGATATTTTCATCAAACCACCATCCCCACCGCTCCCGGCTTCGCAGTCGGACGAACGTAGATAGCGGTTGCACAGCCTGTCCGTCCGCGAAACCGCAAACGATAACTTCACCCGTCCCACGCGCCGCGGGCGATCGC is part of the Tepidisphaeraceae bacterium genome and harbors:
- a CDS encoding MoaD/ThiS family protein; translated protein: MPAIPITVPGMLRHAIDDAAFVTIDAATLPDLVAQLKRRHPLLVPLVWTETGELRKHVLIFLNDTASRWLPSPDMPLKDGDRVTIVQAVSGG